In the genome of Gemmatimonadota bacterium, the window CATGCAGGACGAGACAACCCCCGTCAACCGGCTTTCCTTGACGCTGTCCGACGAGCCGTCGCCCGGCGTCATCTTGATCGACTCGATGCCTCTGGGAGCCTTCACCTCCACGTTGCAGCTGGACGGCGCTTTCTTCTTTGCGCGTTCAGGCACCCTTTCGGTATCGGTGGCAACTGACTCTGTTACGGTTGGTGGTTTCAACCTCACCGTGGTTGGCGGGGATACACTCTTCGTCTCCTCGGACACCGCCAGCGTAACCGGCACTTTCCAGGCACGATCCAGGGAATAGAGCAAGCGCTATGCATGGCCCATTCGTCAGCATCCTCCACTGGGGCGTTCGTCTTGCCTGGGGTTCGATTATTCCCGGCCTACTTTTCGCAACCCCGGCGACTTCCCAGGTCGAGGATGGGACCCAGTCTTCTCCCTCCGAGCCAGCTACCCTCGTCCTCGTCGATGCACGCGTGTGGACAGGGATGCCGGACACTCCCTGGGCGGAGGCCGTTGCGCTACGCGGCGACCGCGTCCTGGCGGTGGGCAGCGAGGGGGACATTGAGCCCTACCTGGACGGGGCCACGGTGCGTTCGCTTGACGGGGCCTTCGTCGCCCCGGGCTTCATCGACAACCACACGCACTTCGAGCGCGCGGGACAACTCCTGCTCGGCATCAATCTCCTGGACGTGGCGGACGCGGCGGGACTGATCGCGCGCGTGCGCGCTGCGCGCGAGCGGCTGCCGTCGGGAAGCTGGCTAGTGGACGGCGACTGGGGCGCCTACGAGGCTTGGGCCGCGGGCAGCTCGGGAGCGGAAGCGGGCGAGTCGGCCGCTGCTCCCGTCTTCGTTCCGGACCGGTCCCTGATCGATTCCATCACCGCGACAACTCCCGCGCTTCTCTCGCGCTGGGACCGCGGCGTGTACCTGGCCAACGGCCGCGCTCTGGAGCTCGCCGACCTCGCCTGCGGCGCCGACGGGGTCGAGTGCGTAGACGGCTCCCCCACCGGCCGGCTGAGCCCGGACGCAGCCGCGCGCGTGCGCTCCGTGATCCCCGAGCGGCCCCTTGAGCAGCGGCTGGCGGAGAGCCGGCTCGCGCTGCGGCGCCTGGCGAGTCACGGTGTGACGACGATCCACGACATCACGGGGCCCAACCAGCTCGACATCTTTCAGCGGCTCAAGGAAGGCGGCGAGTTGACCGCACGAGTGTACGCGCGGCCCACGCTGGACAAGTGGGATGAGCTGGCCGCCGTCGGAATCAGGCACGGACACGGCGACGACTGGGTCCGCATCGGCGGCCTCAAGGGCTTCGTGGACGGCATCATGGGCAACTCGTCCGCGCGCTTCTACGAGCCGTACGTCACCACCGGGGTGCGAGGCGATTGGCGCACGATGATGTCACCGCCCGGCAACATGCGGTCGCTCATCGCCGGCGCGGACACGTCCGGGCTGTGGCCGCAGATCCACGCCATTGGCGACGAGGCGATCGACACGCTGCTCGACATGTACGGAGGTGTGCGCGCCGCCTCTCCCAGGCCCGAGCCGCGGCGCGTGGCGGTGCCCGGGACCAACGCCTCCATCCCGGCCGACGACCGCTGGCGGGTGATCCACACGCAAGTGATCCGCGACGCGGATGTGGCCCGACGCATGGCCGAGATGGGCGTGATCGCCGAGGTGCAGCCCTACCACGCGATCGACGACATGCGCTGGATGGAGGAACGCATCGGCGAGCGCGGGCGCTGGGCGTACGCCTTCCGCACCCTGCGCGACGCGGGCGTGCTGCTGTCCTTCGGCAGCGACTGGCCGGGAACGAACGCGTCCTGGTATCCCGCGAGCCCGATCCAGGGGATATACGCGGCGGTCACGCGCAAGACGCTGGACGGCGCGCCTGAAGGCGGCTGGTTCCCCCAGGAGCGCGTGGACGTGGAGACCGCGCTGCGCGCATACACCGTCAACAACGCGTGGGCCGCGGGGCAGGAAAACGAGAAGGGCGCGCTCGAGCCGGGCAAGCTGGCTGACGTAGTTGTGCTGGATCGCTCACCCTTCGAGGTCGAGCCCGACGAGCTGAAGGACCTGAGGGTGCTGCTCACGATCGTGGGCGGGCGGGTCGTCTACGAGACGGGCGAGGACACGACGTGAGGCTCTCGGCACCGGCGCTCGTCAGCGTCCTCGTGCTGACGGTGGCCTGCGGCGAAGACCCGGCCGACCCCGGGACCGGGGGTACGTTTTCCATCGAAGTCACGGGCACGCGTACGGCGACGCTGTCGGGAAGCGCCGAACTCGTTGGTGATCCGCTGGTTGCCTTCGACCTGACCTTGATCGCCGACGCCGACGACAGGCTTGATCTGTCTTTCTCCGAGGGTAGCAACAACGGGAGCGTCTTCACGGTCGACGAGAATACTCGTGGGGCGAGTGGAGAACCGCCCATGCGCCTGGGCGGGGACTCCTTCTTCGCGGTGTCGGGCGTGGTCTCAATCAACGCGGGGAGCGCTTCGGGGGCGTCCGGATTCCTCGA includes:
- a CDS encoding amidohydrolase, with amino-acid sequence MPDTPWAEAVALRGDRVLAVGSEGDIEPYLDGATVRSLDGAFVAPGFIDNHTHFERAGQLLLGINLLDVADAAGLIARVRAARERLPSGSWLVDGDWGAYEAWAAGSSGAEAGESAAAPVFVPDRSLIDSITATTPALLSRWDRGVYLANGRALELADLACGADGVECVDGSPTGRLSPDAAARVRSVIPERPLEQRLAESRLALRRLASHGVTTIHDITGPNQLDIFQRLKEGGELTARVYARPTLDKWDELAAVGIRHGHGDDWVRIGGLKGFVDGIMGNSSARFYEPYVTTGVRGDWRTMMSPPGNMRSLIAGADTSGLWPQIHAIGDEAIDTLLDMYGGVRAASPRPEPRRVAVPGTNASIPADDRWRVIHTQVIRDADVARRMAEMGVIAEVQPYHAIDDMRWMEERIGERGRWAYAFRTLRDAGVLLSFGSDWPGTNASWYPASPIQGIYAAVTRKTLDGAPEGGWFPQERVDVETALRAYTVNNAWAAGQENEKGALEPGKLADVVVLDRSPFEVEPDELKDLRVLLTIVGGRVVYETGEDTT